A region from the Francisella orientalis FNO12 genome encodes:
- a CDS encoding peptidoglycan D,D-transpeptidase FtsI family protein — protein sequence MSSYRPKLRHLVVILLLLSSFIVLFAKLIYMETVQYPKLKQEGDNRSDRSIDIKSYRGIILDRNGNPLAISTPVDTIWVDPYYVSADSPELKEVMSILNLSKEKREKIERQVKVRESRSGFVYIERKVQPYLSQKVKDLDIAGIHVIREFKRYYPMAEVASHIVGFTNVDGEGQEGLELEFNQFLTGQDGYFEYKKDLHGGVAKVEDNFILPKNGHNLQISIDSRLQYVAYKYLKKGVIKTNSEAGSVIIENIHTGEILAMANYPSYNPNSMADAYPDRRRNRAITDVYELGSVMKVFAAVTALIYGDNVTPEEPVINSHPGFYRIGKNTVRDERDYGEEDLRYILMKSSNVGISKMILGLTDPIILEPSLRNFGFGDKTGIQLPGERDGFVPVKDKWGDFQLATLSFGYGMNATDLQLVAGVSAIANDGKYIKPTILKRKPGEEIDSRVVASKKVSEEIISMTQSVVEDSGGTGTNARIPLYHVAGKTGTARMLAGGTYGAKYLASFVGVVPASDPQLAIVVTIKDPKGDKYGGGSVAAPVFADVALNSLQILGIKPDKIDN from the coding sequence ATGAGTAGCTATAGACCAAAGTTGAGACATTTAGTTGTTATATTACTACTCTTATCAAGTTTTATAGTTTTATTTGCTAAGTTGATTTATATGGAAACAGTTCAGTATCCTAAACTTAAGCAAGAAGGTGATAATCGTAGTGACAGAAGTATAGATATAAAGTCTTATAGAGGTATAATCCTTGATAGAAATGGTAATCCTTTGGCTATAAGTACTCCAGTAGATACTATTTGGGTAGATCCATATTATGTTAGTGCAGATAGTCCTGAGCTTAAAGAAGTCATGAGTATTCTAAACCTATCTAAAGAAAAAAGAGAAAAGATAGAAAGACAAGTTAAGGTTAGAGAGAGTAGGAGTGGCTTTGTTTATATCGAAAGAAAAGTTCAGCCGTACTTATCTCAAAAAGTTAAAGATCTTGATATTGCGGGCATTCATGTTATTCGAGAGTTTAAGAGATATTACCCAATGGCAGAAGTTGCTTCTCATATTGTTGGTTTTACTAATGTAGATGGCGAAGGTCAGGAAGGTTTGGAACTTGAATTTAATCAATTCCTTACAGGTCAAGATGGTTACTTTGAGTATAAAAAAGATTTACATGGTGGTGTTGCTAAGGTTGAAGATAATTTTATATTACCTAAAAATGGACATAACCTTCAGATAAGTATAGATTCTAGATTGCAGTATGTTGCATATAAGTATTTAAAAAAAGGAGTTATTAAAACGAACTCTGAAGCTGGATCAGTCATTATTGAAAATATTCATACAGGTGAAATATTGGCTATGGCTAATTATCCGTCGTATAATCCTAACAGTATGGCAGATGCTTATCCGGATAGGCGTAGAAATAGAGCTATCACAGATGTGTATGAGTTGGGTTCTGTAATGAAAGTGTTTGCAGCAGTTACTGCGCTTATTTATGGTGATAATGTAACTCCAGAAGAACCTGTAATTAATTCGCATCCGGGTTTTTATCGTATTGGTAAAAATACTGTCAGAGATGAGAGGGATTATGGTGAAGAAGATTTACGATATATTCTTATGAAATCTAGTAACGTAGGTATATCTAAAATGATATTAGGTTTGACTGATCCTATAATACTTGAGCCATCACTAAGAAACTTTGGTTTTGGAGATAAAACAGGTATACAGCTACCAGGTGAGCGTGATGGATTTGTTCCGGTTAAAGATAAGTGGGGAGATTTCCAATTAGCTACCCTATCTTTTGGATATGGTATGAATGCTACAGATCTTCAGTTAGTTGCTGGAGTATCAGCTATTGCTAATGATGGCAAGTACATTAAACCTACAATTCTTAAAAGAAAACCTGGAGAGGAGATTGACTCAAGAGTGGTGGCATCTAAGAAAGTTTCTGAGGAGATAATTAGCATGACGCAGTCTGTTGTTGAAGATTCTGGTGGAACAGGAACTAATGCAAGAATACCTTTGTATCATGTTGCAGGTAAAACAGGTACAGCAAGGATGCTTGCTGGAGGAACATATGGTGCAAAATATCTAGCAAGCTTTGTTGGTGTTGTGCCAGCTAGTGATCCGCAGTTGGCGATAGTTGTTACAATCAAAGATCCTAAAGGTGATAAGTATGGAGGCGGTTCTGTTGCAGCTCCAGTTTTTGCAGATGTGGCGCTTAATAGTTTACAAATATTAGGTATCAAACCAGATAAGATTGATAACTAA
- the ftsL gene encoding cell division protein FtsL — translation MMLTNRQIRIRLFESLKNSFLKKTVGIVFVLLFVLLLTAFALIVTRFEFKLLLNERKDLIVEQTQLDEQWSQIVLEYSSLATPTAVEKFAEKEKMSLPTQKSIGTLSDQKENSTDE, via the coding sequence ATGATGTTAACAAACCGTCAAATACGGATAAGATTATTTGAGTCATTAAAAAATAGTTTCCTAAAAAAGACTGTGGGCATTGTCTTTGTACTTTTATTTGTGCTGCTGCTTACAGCTTTTGCTCTAATCGTAACTCGTTTTGAATTTAAGCTTTTATTGAATGAGCGTAAGGACTTGATCGTTGAACAAACTCAGTTAGATGAGCAGTGGAGTCAGATTGTTTTGGAGTATAGCTCATTGGCAACACCTACAGCTGTAGAAAAATTCGCTGAAAAAGAAAAAATGTCGTTACCTACACAAAAAAGTATAGGTACTTTGAGTGATCAAAAGGAGAACTCTACAGATGAGTAG
- the rpsO gene encoding 30S ribosomal protein S15: protein MLTTQDKQNIIKENQQSEGDTGSPEVQVALLTARINDLQGHFATHKKDNHSRRGLLKLVSQRRKLLDYLHGKDVERYRALIKKLNIRR, encoded by the coding sequence ATGTTAACAACTCAAGATAAACAAAATATTATTAAAGAAAATCAACAGTCTGAAGGTGATACTGGTTCACCTGAAGTACAAGTTGCTCTTTTAACTGCTAGAATTAATGATCTACAAGGTCATTTTGCAACTCATAAAAAAGACAATCATTCAAGAAGAGGTCTTTTAAAACTAGTAAGTCAACGTCGTAAATTATTGGATTATTTGCATGGTAAAGATGTAGAAAGATACCGTGCACTAATCAAGAAACTAAATATACGTAGATAA
- the rsmH gene encoding 16S rRNA (cytosine(1402)-N(4))-methyltransferase RsmH produces the protein MHFSVLLQESIADLNINPEGIYIDATFGRGGHSKAILNKLTSGRLIAFDKDLDAIYYATNNFQNDNFEIVHASFTYIYDYCLQHNLLGKVDGIIMDLGVSSPQLDNANRGFSFTHDGPLDMRMDISKGLTASQALEELLVDELTYIFKFYGEERFAKKIALRIKDYIDENGSITTTHQLAELIRATIGKREKKNPATRCFQALRIYVNDELKDLEILLENILDVVKKGGRVAAISFHSLEDRIVKQKFTSLINPKQETNRITKMLPQDNGQVKMKWITKKVKANQDELSQNVRSRSAILRVVEKL, from the coding sequence ATGCATTTTTCAGTTTTACTTCAAGAGTCTATTGCTGATCTAAATATTAATCCAGAAGGTATTTATATAGATGCGACATTTGGCCGAGGAGGTCATTCAAAAGCTATATTAAATAAATTAACATCCGGAAGGTTGATAGCTTTTGACAAGGATTTAGATGCGATATATTACGCAACAAATAATTTTCAGAATGATAATTTTGAAATAGTTCATGCAAGTTTTACTTATATTTATGATTATTGCTTGCAGCATAATCTTTTGGGTAAAGTTGATGGTATCATTATGGATTTGGGTGTTTCTTCTCCTCAATTGGATAATGCTAATAGAGGTTTTAGCTTTACTCATGATGGTCCATTAGATATGCGAATGGATATATCGAAAGGTCTAACAGCTAGTCAAGCTCTAGAAGAGTTATTAGTAGATGAGTTGACTTATATTTTTAAGTTTTATGGTGAAGAGCGTTTTGCAAAAAAAATTGCTCTAAGAATTAAAGACTATATAGATGAAAATGGGAGCATAACTACTACCCATCAGTTAGCTGAACTTATTCGAGCGACTATTGGCAAAAGAGAGAAAAAGAATCCTGCAACAAGGTGTTTTCAAGCATTACGTATATATGTTAATGATGAGCTTAAAGACTTAGAAATTCTTTTGGAGAATATTCTAGATGTTGTCAAAAAAGGTGGTAGAGTTGCGGCTATTTCTTTTCACTCATTAGAGGATAGAATTGTTAAACAGAAATTTACCTCTTTAATTAATCCAAAGCAAGAAACTAATAGAATTACAAAAATGCTACCACAAGACAATGGTCAAGTAAAAATGAAATGGATCACAAAAAAAGTTAAAGCAAATCAAGATGAGCTTAGCCAAAACGTTCGTTCTAGAAGTGCTATTTTAAGGGTTGTTGAAAAGTTATGA